A genomic window from Pseudomonadales bacterium includes:
- a CDS encoding phosphate ABC transporter substrate-binding protein PstS family protein has product MLNLKKTLGLALLATATSHLSPALAESPDAPDYERVSGVSGNLSSTGSDTLANLMTLWTEAFKKLYPNVNIQVQAAGSSTAPPALTEGTSNFGPMSREMKDKEIESFEARYGYKPTAVRVAIDALAVYVHKDNPLESLSISQIDAIFSVTRRCGAGADIAEWGGVGLSGNWQKRPIQLYGRNSVSGTYGYFKQEALCSGDFKNTVNEQPGSASVVQSVATSLNGIGYSGIGYITSGVKALAIAADASSDAIGATADNVASGDYPLARYLYIYVNKKPNTPLSPLEGEFLKLVLSRQGQEIVVKDGYIPISARVISRELRKLSQ; this is encoded by the coding sequence ATGCTTAACCTCAAAAAAACTTTGGGGCTGGCCCTGCTGGCCACCGCGACTTCCCACTTGTCCCCTGCCCTGGCAGAGTCTCCAGATGCCCCCGACTATGAGCGGGTCAGCGGGGTCTCGGGCAACCTTTCGAGCACCGGCTCGGACACCCTTGCCAACCTCATGACCCTGTGGACCGAGGCCTTCAAGAAGCTCTACCCCAATGTGAACATCCAGGTCCAGGCGGCAGGTTCCTCGACGGCACCGCCCGCCCTGACCGAAGGAACATCGAACTTCGGCCCGATGAGCCGGGAAATGAAGGACAAGGAAATTGAATCCTTCGAAGCACGCTACGGCTACAAGCCCACCGCGGTTCGGGTTGCCATCGATGCGCTTGCAGTTTACGTGCACAAGGACAACCCGCTGGAGTCCCTCAGCATCTCCCAGATCGACGCCATTTTCTCGGTGACCCGCCGTTGCGGCGCCGGAGCGGACATCGCCGAATGGGGTGGTGTCGGTCTCTCAGGCAACTGGCAGAAGCGACCGATACAACTCTACGGCCGCAACTCGGTGTCCGGAACCTATGGGTACTTCAAACAGGAAGCACTCTGCTCCGGAGATTTCAAGAACACCGTCAATGAACAGCCCGGATCGGCCTCTGTGGTGCAGTCGGTGGCCACTTCACTCAATGGCATCGGTTACTCAGGAATCGGCTATATCACCTCCGGCGTCAAAGCACTGGCCATCGCCGCTGATGCCAGTTCCGATGCGATCGGTGCTACGGCGGACAACGTTGCAAGCGGTGACTACCCCCTTGCACGCTACCTGTACATCTACGTGAACAAGAAGCCCAATACACCGCTGTCACCGCTGGAAGGCGAATTCCTGAAACTGGTGCTGTCCAGACAGGGACAGGAAATCGTCGTAAAAGACGGTTATATTCCCATCTCCGCCCGTGTCATCAGCCGCGAACTCAGAAAACTCTCGCAGTAA
- a CDS encoding energy transducer TonB, whose amino-acid sequence MAIRYLFAVVLGIITTIVLFLIMQSVISSDRDPFTDQFDGRLVDFVRLQDDEELEVKQRKPTPPPPPDEPPPDMPKPDFDTSDVSQGVDIGAVNVNVDLNVGGVGGFSSDGEYLPIVKVAPVYPRRAQTRGIEGYVLLEFTVTKTGAVENPVVIEASPPGIFDRAAIGAALKFKYKPKVVDGEPIDVAGVRNMITFELSE is encoded by the coding sequence ATGGCAATTCGATATCTCTTCGCGGTTGTACTCGGGATCATTACGACCATTGTGCTGTTTCTCATCATGCAGTCAGTGATCTCCAGCGACCGGGATCCCTTTACCGACCAGTTCGATGGCCGGCTGGTGGATTTCGTGAGGCTGCAGGACGACGAAGAACTCGAGGTGAAGCAGCGTAAACCCACGCCGCCACCGCCGCCGGACGAACCGCCACCGGATATGCCGAAGCCGGACTTCGACACCAGTGATGTATCCCAGGGTGTCGACATCGGTGCGGTAAATGTCAACGTCGACCTCAACGTCGGCGGAGTTGGCGGTTTCTCATCTGACGGTGAGTACCTGCCGATTGTCAAAGTGGCGCCCGTCTACCCGCGACGTGCACAGACCCGGGGTATAGAGGGCTACGTGCTGCTCGAGTTCACCGTAACCAAAACCGGTGCTGTGGAAAACCCGGTAGTGATCGAGGCCAGCCCTCCGGGCATCTTCGATCGGGCTGCGATTGGTGCTGCGCTCAAGTTCAAGTACAAGCCCAAGGTGGTGGATGGAGAACCCATCGATGTGGCAGGTGTTCGAAACATGATCACTTTCGAGCTGTCGGAATAG
- the phoB gene encoding phosphate regulon transcriptional regulator PhoB, with protein MTANTILLVEDETDIRDMLKFALSRAGFEVWEADTAEAALHTLDGLLPSLVVVDWMLPGLSGVDLAKRLRRDEHTARLPLIMLTARGEESDKLKSFESGVDDYIVKPFSPRELIARVKALLRRSGAAADGLLERGRIQMNLTAHQVTIDGAVVKIGPTEFRLLELFMGNPDRAFDRSQLLDRVWGRSVYLEERTVDVHVLRLRKALKPHGLDRTIQTVRGIGYRFSPES; from the coding sequence ATGACCGCAAACACCATCCTGCTGGTCGAAGACGAAACCGACATTCGGGATATGCTGAAGTTTGCCCTGTCCCGGGCCGGATTCGAAGTCTGGGAGGCGGATACTGCGGAAGCCGCCCTCCACACCCTGGATGGCCTGCTGCCCAGCCTGGTCGTCGTCGACTGGATGCTGCCGGGGCTGAGCGGCGTGGACCTGGCGAAGCGATTGAGGCGCGATGAACACACCGCCAGACTGCCCCTGATCATGCTTACAGCACGAGGGGAAGAGTCCGACAAACTGAAAAGCTTCGAGTCCGGCGTAGACGACTATATCGTCAAGCCGTTTTCTCCCCGGGAGCTGATCGCCCGGGTAAAAGCGCTGCTGCGCCGCTCGGGCGCTGCCGCTGATGGTCTGCTCGAGCGCGGCAGAATTCAGATGAACCTCACCGCCCACCAGGTCACCATCGATGGCGCAGTCGTGAAGATCGGCCCTACCGAGTTCCGTCTGCTCGAGCTGTTCATGGGCAATCCGGATCGTGCCTTCGACCGCTCTCAGCTTCTCGACCGCGTCTGGGGCCGAAGCGTCTACCTGGAGGAGCGCACGGTGGATGTCCACGTGCTGCGCCTGCGCAAGGCACTGAAGCCTCATGGTCTGGATCGCACCATCCAGACCGTCAGAGGCATCGGCTACCGGTTTTCCCCCGAGTCGTGA
- a CDS encoding MotA/TolQ/ExbB proton channel family protein yields the protein MSNIKQIRANMKMFSNVCTQADTGMRASSWMRALWIALLLALGSQAFAQAAEEAAPPAADDLQSVTANSLDELLKNVEQRRVVESRTNVEREQRFAREKASQAKMLEDAKAERRREEQKSDRLETTFDENEIRIGDLQEQLDRRLGQLKELFGVLQQVAGDTRGLFEGSLITAQIPNRGEWLSELAKKMGTSTELATIEEMETLWYELQREMTESGKVVRFPGTVVKLSGDKVDTDIVRVGAFALIAEGEYVRFEPGDEGTIIELARQPSARFARTAADLQNASPDEIVEFGVDPTRGSLLALLIQASTWGDRIGTPFGGISKGDCWLPFCDGQGGSVGSVIILVGILGVLLAIERLITLSMVGAKVSAQKKSDTANTGNPLGRVLKVYDDNKNVDVETLEMKLGEAILGETPKLTRNITLIQVISVVAPLLGLLGTVIGMITTFQAITLFGTGDPKTMAGGISQALVTTVLGLVVAIPTTLLHAIVAARSRSVIHVLEEQSAGIVADHAEKSGRALG from the coding sequence ATGAGCAACATCAAACAGATCAGAGCGAATATGAAAATGTTCTCCAACGTCTGCACTCAGGCAGACACCGGGATGCGCGCATCCTCGTGGATGCGCGCACTCTGGATAGCCCTGCTGCTGGCGCTTGGCAGCCAGGCTTTCGCCCAGGCGGCGGAAGAGGCTGCGCCACCCGCCGCTGATGACCTGCAATCGGTCACCGCGAACAGCCTCGATGAGCTGCTGAAGAATGTGGAACAGAGAAGAGTGGTCGAGTCCCGGACCAACGTAGAGCGCGAGCAGCGGTTTGCGCGGGAAAAGGCTTCCCAGGCAAAGATGCTGGAAGACGCCAAGGCTGAACGCCGCCGTGAAGAGCAGAAGTCCGATCGTCTCGAGACCACGTTCGATGAGAACGAAATCCGCATCGGCGATCTGCAGGAACAGCTGGATCGACGGCTCGGCCAGCTCAAAGAACTGTTCGGTGTTCTGCAGCAGGTAGCGGGGGATACCCGTGGCCTGTTCGAAGGATCGCTGATCACGGCGCAGATCCCCAATCGCGGCGAATGGCTGAGCGAACTCGCCAAGAAGATGGGTACCTCGACCGAACTTGCCACCATCGAAGAGATGGAGACGCTCTGGTACGAGCTGCAGCGGGAAATGACCGAATCGGGCAAAGTGGTCCGCTTCCCCGGCACGGTGGTCAAGCTCAGTGGCGACAAAGTCGACACGGACATCGTCCGGGTTGGTGCGTTTGCGCTGATCGCTGAAGGCGAGTATGTACGCTTCGAACCGGGTGACGAAGGCACCATCATCGAACTGGCACGTCAGCCCTCTGCACGGTTCGCGCGCACCGCAGCGGATCTGCAGAATGCTTCTCCGGATGAAATCGTCGAGTTCGGGGTGGATCCGACCCGTGGATCCCTCCTGGCCCTGCTGATTCAGGCTTCCACCTGGGGTGACCGTATCGGCACGCCGTTCGGCGGCATCTCCAAGGGCGATTGCTGGCTGCCCTTCTGCGACGGCCAGGGCGGTTCGGTCGGTTCGGTGATCATTCTCGTCGGTATTCTGGGTGTGCTGCTCGCCATCGAACGCCTGATCACCCTGTCGATGGTGGGTGCCAAGGTGAGTGCGCAGAAGAAATCTGACACCGCCAATACGGGTAACCCGCTGGGTCGTGTGCTGAAGGTCTATGACGACAACAAGAATGTGGATGTCGAGACCCTCGAGATGAAACTTGGTGAGGCGATACTCGGTGAAACACCGAAACTGACCCGTAACATCACGCTGATTCAGGTGATTTCGGTGGTCGCCCCCCTGCTGGGTCTGCTCGGTACGGTGATCGGTATGATCACCACCTTCCAGGCCATCACCCTGTTTGGTACCGGTGATCCGAAGACCATGGCCGGTGGTATTTCCCAGGCGCTGGTGACGACGGTACTGGGTCTTGTGGTGGCGATCCCGACGACTCTGCTGCACGCAATCGTGGCGGCTCGAAGCCGCTCCGTGATTCACGTGCTCGAAGAACAGAGTGCGGGTATCGTCGCGGATCATGCCGAGAAGTCAGGGCGGGCACTGGGCTGA
- a CDS encoding MotA/TolQ/ExbB proton channel family protein, giving the protein MFYDGYLAIIQFLEMGGDVLYFIAAITFLMWTLIFERLWYFQAEHRKVIHAATSTWEDRAERRSWSAHQIRDGLISEAAERITGNLPLIQTCVALCPLLGLLGTVTGMISVFDAMATMGGNARSMAAGVSQATIPTMSGMIASLSGLLGTTLIKRKVDFEIELFEDHLTMDH; this is encoded by the coding sequence ATGTTTTACGATGGCTACCTCGCGATCATTCAGTTCCTGGAAATGGGCGGCGATGTCCTTTATTTCATCGCTGCCATCACTTTCCTTATGTGGACGCTCATCTTCGAGCGGCTCTGGTACTTTCAGGCCGAGCACCGCAAGGTGATCCACGCCGCCACATCGACCTGGGAGGATCGGGCGGAACGGCGCTCCTGGAGCGCTCACCAGATCAGAGATGGACTGATATCCGAGGCCGCAGAGCGGATCACCGGTAATCTGCCGCTGATACAGACCTGTGTCGCGCTCTGTCCTCTGCTGGGATTGCTCGGCACGGTGACGGGGATGATCTCGGTCTTTGATGCCATGGCCACCATGGGCGGAAATGCCCGCTCCATGGCTGCCGGGGTATCCCAGGCAACCATTCCCACCATGTCGGGCATGATTGCATCGCTCTCGGGCCTGCTCGGCACCACGCTGATCAAACGCAAGGTCGATTTTGAGATCGAACTGTTCGAAGATCATCTGACGATGGATCACTAG
- a CDS encoding biopolymer transporter ExbD: MRRQGNRFSRSDDESDINLTPMLDVVFIMLIFFIVTATFIKQAGIDVLRPEALTATQKPTVSVLVAVGENGDIWIDKKKVDSGAVRAHIERLHAENPKGGLVVQADKGAKVEKVMAVLSAARAAGLVEVAISTES, translated from the coding sequence ATGAGACGTCAGGGCAACCGGTTCTCGAGATCTGACGATGAGTCTGACATCAACCTCACGCCCATGCTGGACGTGGTCTTCATCATGCTGATTTTCTTTATCGTCACCGCGACCTTTATCAAGCAGGCGGGCATCGATGTGCTGCGACCTGAGGCGCTGACGGCGACACAGAAGCCCACGGTCAGCGTGCTGGTGGCCGTTGGTGAAAATGGTGACATCTGGATCGACAAGAAGAAGGTCGATAGCGGCGCTGTACGCGCCCACATCGAGCGCCTGCACGCAGAGAACCCGAAAGGGGGACTGGTTGTCCAAGCGGATAAGGGTGCTAAGGTGGAAAAGGTGATGGCGGTGCTTTCGGCGGCCCGTGCCGCAGGCCTCGTTGAAGTCGCGATCTCCACGGAATCCTAG
- a CDS encoding ABC transporter permease subunit: MTGPTNPQRHRPPVENLTALPRRRRLINAVTSRVVALGGAAVIGAIALIFLYLLWVVAPVFAGADVEPGEQYQLSAAYPLLIDVNETDEVGLRIAQSGQVEFFDLTDGSPRGQLDLGRSLHKVKHVFPATALYAVQDQQGNLNVLQARYPISFDGDTRTMVTRFDYLFDDQWLDVGEVQDFDAYFSDTTFSLALLEGRSLRIQQFDEAEAGFGLEFPKERRIELDHDYERVLFGPRGTWLYLIGPTGTVTLIDLPRRGPPEQLSRSRLVPENGRLLAIEPLLGRHSLLVADDQQRVTQWFAVRGAFGYAMQQVRHFTLDENVAQILPEPRRKGFATLDAQGGLHLFYSTSGRELADETLRETGVERAVIAPRSDLLLTTSSSGQVSLYHMHNEHPDISWGALWSKVWYEGYQEPVYSWQSSSADNDFEAKFSLTPLLFGTLKAAFYAMLFATPIAIMGALYTAYFMAPVMRRVIKPGIEIMAALPTVILGFLAGLWLAPLIEANLSAVITILLVLPAGIVLLSFIWSRLPDRITRPFDGWYGLIIVPLLILGVAAAFALGPVLEDTFFGGDSRNWFLEVMGLDYDQRNALVVGLAMGLAVIPTIFSIAEDAIYGVPTHLINGSLALGATRWQTLIRVVVLTASPGIFSAVMIGLGRAVGETMIVLMATGNTPVMDLNIFQGMRTFAANIAVELPESEVDSSHYRILFLAALVLFMITFLFNTVAEVVRQRLRTRYGNL, translated from the coding sequence GTGACCGGCCCGACAAACCCACAGCGACACAGACCACCGGTGGAAAACCTCACGGCTCTGCCGCGTCGCCGACGTCTGATCAACGCCGTCACCTCCAGGGTGGTCGCGCTCGGCGGGGCTGCCGTAATCGGGGCGATCGCGCTGATCTTTCTTTATCTGTTGTGGGTGGTTGCACCCGTGTTTGCCGGTGCGGACGTGGAGCCTGGCGAGCAGTATCAACTCAGCGCGGCCTATCCTCTGCTGATTGACGTCAACGAAACCGACGAAGTCGGCCTGCGGATCGCACAATCCGGTCAGGTCGAGTTTTTTGATCTGACAGATGGATCTCCAAGAGGGCAACTGGATCTGGGGCGCTCTCTGCACAAGGTGAAGCACGTATTCCCGGCTACCGCGCTTTATGCAGTGCAGGATCAACAGGGTAATCTGAATGTACTGCAGGCCCGCTATCCCATTTCCTTCGACGGCGACACACGGACCATGGTCACCCGGTTCGACTATCTGTTCGACGACCAGTGGCTCGACGTCGGCGAGGTGCAGGACTTCGACGCCTATTTCTCAGACACCACCTTCAGCCTCGCTCTGCTGGAAGGCAGATCGCTGCGCATTCAGCAGTTTGATGAGGCGGAGGCCGGATTCGGCCTGGAGTTTCCGAAGGAACGCAGAATCGAGCTCGATCACGACTATGAAAGAGTGCTTTTCGGACCCAGGGGTACCTGGCTGTACCTCATCGGACCGACCGGCACCGTCACTCTGATCGATCTGCCACGGCGGGGACCACCCGAACAATTGAGCCGCAGTCGCCTGGTGCCTGAAAACGGCAGACTGCTGGCCATAGAACCCCTGCTCGGCCGTCATTCGCTGCTGGTTGCGGACGATCAGCAACGGGTGACCCAGTGGTTTGCGGTGCGCGGAGCGTTCGGCTATGCGATGCAGCAGGTGCGTCATTTCACGCTGGATGAAAACGTTGCACAGATTCTTCCAGAGCCCCGTCGCAAGGGGTTTGCCACCCTCGATGCGCAAGGCGGACTGCATCTGTTTTACTCCACGTCCGGTCGGGAACTGGCAGACGAAACCCTCAGGGAAACCGGCGTGGAGCGCGCCGTCATCGCACCACGCTCAGACCTGCTGCTCACCACCAGCAGCAGCGGCCAGGTCAGTCTTTACCACATGCACAATGAGCATCCGGATATTTCCTGGGGCGCGCTGTGGTCCAAGGTCTGGTATGAGGGTTATCAGGAGCCCGTCTACAGCTGGCAGTCCTCCTCCGCAGACAATGACTTCGAGGCAAAATTTTCCCTGACCCCACTGCTCTTCGGCACGCTCAAGGCGGCTTTCTACGCCATGCTGTTCGCCACCCCAATCGCCATCATGGGTGCACTCTACACAGCCTATTTCATGGCGCCGGTGATGCGGCGGGTGATCAAGCCCGGCATCGAGATCATGGCCGCACTGCCCACCGTGATCCTCGGTTTCCTCGCTGGCCTGTGGCTGGCACCGCTGATCGAAGCGAATCTGTCTGCAGTGATCACGATCCTGCTGGTATTGCCTGCGGGCATCGTGCTGCTGTCGTTTATCTGGTCGCGGCTGCCGGATCGCATCACCCGGCCTTTCGATGGCTGGTATGGCCTGATCATCGTGCCACTACTGATACTCGGGGTCGCCGCAGCATTCGCCCTCGGGCCCGTGCTGGAAGACACCTTCTTCGGCGGTGATTCGCGGAACTGGTTTCTCGAAGTCATGGGCCTTGACTACGACCAGCGCAATGCGCTGGTCGTGGGGCTCGCCATGGGACTTGCGGTGATCCCGACGATTTTCTCCATTGCCGAAGACGCCATTTACGGTGTACCCACCCACCTGATCAACGGCTCCCTCGCCCTCGGCGCCACCCGCTGGCAGACCCTGATCCGGGTGGTGGTTCTCACCGCCAGTCCGGGAATTTTCTCGGCAGTGATGATCGGACTCGGCAGAGCGGTCGGAGAAACCATGATCGTGCTGATGGCCACCGGTAATACTCCGGTGATGGACCTGAACATCTTCCAGGGCATGCGCACCTTTGCCGCCAACATCGCAGTCGAACTGCCCGAGTCGGAAGTGGACAGCAGCCACTACCGGATTCTGTTCCTGGCCGCTCTGGTTCTGTTCATGATCACCTTCCTGTTCAACACGGTTGCAGAAGTCGTGCGCCAGCGACTGCGTACCCGCTACGGAAATCTCTAA
- the phoR gene encoding phosphate regulon sensor histidine kinase PhoR, whose product MNWSRQDLLLLLALLGPALLLGWLTSAFGWSLFIAALIWSGIQQREKQHLVQYARKPLRRPDNKLDSWQEIADRMFRSLRHTRHRNRAMVKRLRDLRAINDSLPDAAIVTSSSGNILDLNRAADELLHLKPTDRDNHLPSLVRQPELIALIRGQAPEGQVEFTSPFDDSIRLEARRVLLETDPASARFAAAMILVRDVTQLNRLLSMRQDFIANISHELRTPLTVIVGYVEALFEEDLDDATRQELIGKLAPPTTRMRALVDDLLLLTRLESSPRPAEEELDRVNVGALIDSIVTDARALSGGRHQFEVIKASKADVFGIESELHSAFQNLLTNAVRYSPDGGPITVSWEAVPTGVRFSVRDTGMGIPKEHIARLTERFYRVDLARSRVRGGTGLGLAIVKHVLKRHDSKLQVTSQLAKGSTFYCDFPDSRLSTRSASVPCPGESGNSPCTGSRISDSPPTTRSNDA is encoded by the coding sequence GTGAACTGGTCCCGCCAGGATCTGCTGTTGCTGCTGGCTCTGCTGGGGCCCGCACTGCTGCTGGGCTGGCTCACCTCCGCGTTCGGCTGGAGCCTGTTTATCGCCGCGCTGATCTGGTCCGGGATTCAGCAGCGCGAAAAACAGCACCTGGTGCAGTATGCCCGCAAGCCCCTGCGCAGACCCGACAACAAGCTGGACAGCTGGCAGGAAATCGCCGATCGCATGTTCCGATCCCTGCGCCACACCCGCCACCGCAACCGCGCCATGGTCAAACGCCTGCGGGATCTGCGCGCCATCAACGACTCACTTCCGGATGCCGCCATTGTTACCAGCAGCAGCGGCAACATTCTCGATCTGAATCGCGCCGCTGACGAGCTGCTGCACCTGAAGCCGACCGATCGGGACAATCACCTGCCATCTCTGGTGCGGCAACCGGAGCTCATCGCCCTGATTCGCGGTCAGGCCCCGGAAGGACAGGTGGAATTCACCAGTCCATTTGACGATTCGATCCGCCTGGAAGCACGGCGGGTCCTGCTCGAGACGGATCCTGCCAGCGCGCGGTTTGCGGCCGCGATGATCCTGGTGCGGGACGTCACCCAGCTCAACCGGCTGCTCAGTATGCGTCAGGATTTCATTGCCAATATATCCCATGAATTACGCACGCCCCTGACGGTGATTGTTGGCTATGTGGAGGCGCTGTTCGAGGAAGATCTGGACGACGCAACACGTCAGGAACTGATCGGTAAACTCGCCCCGCCCACGACCCGCATGCGCGCGCTGGTCGACGACCTCCTGCTGCTGACGCGTCTGGAGTCGAGCCCCCGGCCTGCCGAGGAGGAACTGGATCGGGTGAATGTAGGTGCGCTCATCGACAGTATCGTCACGGATGCTCGCGCCCTGAGCGGCGGACGCCACCAGTTTGAAGTCATCAAAGCATCGAAAGCTGACGTTTTCGGTATCGAATCCGAACTGCACAGCGCTTTTCAGAATCTGCTGACCAACGCGGTCCGCTACAGCCCCGACGGCGGCCCCATCACGGTGAGCTGGGAAGCAGTCCCGACTGGCGTTCGATTCTCGGTTCGCGATACCGGCATGGGCATTCCAAAAGAGCACATCGCCCGCCTGACCGAACGATTCTATCGGGTCGATCTGGCCAGATCCCGGGTGCGCGGCGGCACCGGGCTGGGACTGGCCATCGTCAAACACGTGCTCAAGCGCCACGACTCAAAGCTCCAGGTGACGAGCCAGCTCGCAAAGGGCAGCACCTTTTATTGCGACTTTCCGGATTCCCGCCTGAGCACCCGGTCGGCAAGCGTGCCCTGCCCCGGTGAATCCGGTAACTCTCCCTGCACCGGTTCCCGAATTTCCGACTCCCCACCCACTACCAGGAGCAATGATGCTTAA
- a CDS encoding dienelactone hydrolase family protein, producing MGRKVRVSSADGFSLGAYCAAPAGEPAGAVVVIQEIFGVNGHIRDVVDGYARSGYFAIAPQLFDRLERDVELGYEGADMQRGIQLALQQLDRRLALQDLQATVAFAAGESGGRAVGVVGYCFGGLMSWLCACELDSVSGAVCYYGGGIAGVAELKPRCPVLMHFGERDAHIPMSDVEKIRAAHPEVSVQVYAADHGFNCDHRASYDKESADLALERTLNFFRQHLQDN from the coding sequence ATGGGGAGGAAAGTGCGGGTCAGCTCGGCGGACGGATTCAGTCTGGGTGCCTACTGCGCGGCGCCGGCCGGAGAGCCTGCAGGGGCGGTGGTGGTGATTCAGGAGATCTTTGGCGTCAATGGCCATATTCGGGATGTGGTGGATGGCTACGCCCGGTCAGGCTACTTCGCAATCGCGCCCCAGCTGTTCGATCGCCTGGAGAGAGATGTGGAGCTGGGATACGAAGGTGCCGATATGCAGCGGGGTATTCAACTGGCCCTGCAGCAGCTGGATCGACGCCTCGCCCTCCAGGATCTGCAGGCGACGGTGGCGTTTGCCGCCGGTGAGTCGGGCGGTCGCGCGGTGGGCGTCGTCGGCTACTGTTTCGGTGGTCTGATGTCCTGGCTGTGTGCCTGTGAACTCGACAGTGTCAGTGGCGCGGTCTGCTATTACGGCGGGGGCATTGCGGGGGTCGCCGAGCTCAAGCCCCGGTGCCCTGTACTCATGCATTTTGGCGAGCGGGATGCGCACATCCCCATGTCCGATGTGGAGAAGATCCGAGCGGCGCATCCCGAGGTAAGTGTGCAGGTCTACGCGGCTGACCATGGTTTCAATTGCGATCATCGCGCCAGCTACGACAAAGAGTCTGCAGATCTTGCGCTTGAGCGTACGCTGAATTTTTTTCGGCAACATCTGCAGGACAATTAG
- a CDS encoding riboflavin synthase subunit alpha, translating to MFTGIVQGLCEVTRVEDHPSLRRLTLALGALAEGLDTGASVAVNGCCLTVTGCSGGAVTFDIIQESLALTNLGRLTEGSKVDVERSFRVGDEIGGHILSGHVAGCAEVIAVNAAENRRDISLRIPSRWMKYLHHKGFVALDGASLTITSVDSAKDTISVSLIPETIARTTLGSAVVGDQINLEIDAQTQAVVDTVERMLASSDWQARLHLPTAQ from the coding sequence ATGTTCACCGGAATCGTCCAGGGACTGTGTGAAGTTACCCGCGTCGAGGACCATCCTAGTCTGAGAAGACTGACACTGGCGCTGGGTGCCCTGGCTGAAGGTCTCGATACGGGTGCATCTGTTGCGGTGAATGGCTGCTGTCTGACAGTGACCGGGTGTTCGGGGGGCGCTGTCACCTTCGACATCATCCAGGAGAGCCTCGCCCTGACAAATCTCGGCCGTCTGACAGAGGGCTCGAAGGTCGATGTCGAGAGATCGTTCCGTGTCGGAGATGAAATCGGCGGTCACATTCTTTCCGGTCACGTGGCGGGATGTGCGGAAGTGATTGCGGTGAACGCCGCGGAAAATCGGCGGGATATCAGCTTGCGGATTCCATCCCGGTGGATGAAATACCTGCATCACAAAGGATTCGTCGCGCTTGATGGCGCGAGCCTCACAATCACCTCAGTGGACAGCGCGAAAGATACGATCAGCGTGAGTCTCATCCCCGAGACCATAGCGCGGACCACGCTCGGCAGTGCGGTGGTCGGCGATCAGATCAACCTTGAGATTGATGCCCAGACTCAGGCAGTAGTGGATACCGTGGAGCGGATGCTGGCGTCCTCCGATTGGCAGGCGCGGCTGCATCTGCCGACAGCGCAGTAG
- a CDS encoding DUF3450 domain-containing protein, which yields MNKHRNRIVALLLGAVIAALSGSAVAATLNDIFAVSERLNAQARQSQAKIDALTEETRALLSDYKIVLKEIEGLRVYNRQLEKQVGNQEKEMATLTRSIDEVTVIERQITPLMLRMIDGLEQFVSLDLPFLEEERSNRLEGLVEMMDRADVAVSEKLNQILRAYQIENEYGRTLESYTDDVEIDGVERKVDILKVGRIALLYQSQDGEETGMYNIRTRQWQPLDDSYKTPVQNGIRMARKQLSVDLLSLPIPGPEAAQ from the coding sequence ATGAATAAACATAGGAACAGGATTGTGGCGTTGCTGCTCGGTGCAGTGATTGCCGCACTGAGCGGATCAGCCGTAGCCGCGACACTGAATGACATTTTCGCGGTGTCGGAGCGGCTCAACGCTCAGGCGAGGCAGTCCCAGGCGAAAATTGATGCGCTGACAGAGGAAACCCGCGCACTCCTGAGCGACTACAAGATCGTTCTGAAGGAAATCGAGGGATTGCGGGTGTACAACCGGCAGCTCGAAAAGCAGGTGGGCAATCAGGAAAAAGAGATGGCCACCCTGACCCGCTCAATCGACGAAGTGACGGTGATCGAACGTCAGATTACCCCACTCATGCTCAGGATGATCGACGGCCTGGAACAGTTCGTTTCCCTGGATCTGCCTTTCCTTGAGGAAGAACGATCCAATCGGCTGGAAGGACTGGTCGAGATGATGGATCGCGCCGATGTCGCCGTGTCGGAAAAACTCAATCAGATTCTGCGGGCTTACCAGATTGAGAACGAATACGGCCGTACCCTTGAGTCCTATACAGACGACGTCGAGATTGACGGTGTCGAGCGGAAAGTGGACATTCTCAAAGTCGGTCGAATCGCGCTGCTGTATCAGTCTCAGGACGGGGAAGAAACCGGTATGTACAACATCCGCACCCGTCAGTGGCAGCCCCTCGATGACAGTTACAAGACGCCTGTGCAGAACGGCATCCGGATGGCGCGCAAGCAGCTGTCGGTTGACCTGCTGTCGCTGCCAATTCCCGGCCCGGAGGCAGCACAATGA